The proteins below come from a single Holdemania massiliensis genomic window:
- a CDS encoding carbohydrate kinase family protein, producing the protein MEMSKIVAVIGQMNVDLIYKDINRFPNEGEEVFATDFKIELGGGPMVIPIMLNRLGIPVKLGTYFGDDFQSRIASDLLNDIRFHYVETLQTRKKHPVVVTCVITTEAERSFVCYNEGANELDCGPETIYEFYKSSSICFCPQDLSVARKLKEEGKILVFDVGWTDDLSFQKIGEHLKVCDYFTPNEKEAEKLTGTHDPLAMLDRLEAYTKTPIVKLGRRGCIAKLNSKYIHVPGLTFKTIDPTGAGDNFLTGLIYGLYHELPLEDCIRYGNIMGGLCTEVLGCFRWDLNLQMIEDYWKQCPKAREVTHFEL; encoded by the coding sequence ATGGAAATGAGTAAAATCGTGGCCGTGATCGGTCAGATGAACGTCGATCTCATCTATAAAGATATCAACCGTTTTCCCAATGAGGGAGAAGAAGTATTCGCAACCGATTTTAAGATCGAGCTGGGTGGGGGACCGATGGTTATTCCGATCATGCTGAACCGACTGGGAATTCCGGTCAAGCTGGGAACGTATTTCGGCGATGATTTTCAATCGCGAATTGCCAGCGATCTGCTGAACGACATCCGCTTTCATTATGTGGAAACACTTCAGACAAGAAAAAAACATCCGGTGGTCGTGACCTGCGTGATCACGACGGAAGCTGAACGCAGCTTTGTCTGTTACAACGAAGGGGCGAATGAGCTGGACTGCGGGCCGGAAACCATTTATGAATTTTATAAATCCAGTTCCATCTGCTTCTGTCCGCAGGATTTATCGGTCGCGCGCAAGCTGAAGGAAGAAGGCAAAATCCTCGTGTTCGATGTCGGCTGGACGGATGATCTGTCGTTTCAGAAGATCGGCGAGCATCTCAAGGTCTGCGATTACTTCACACCCAACGAAAAAGAAGCGGAAAAGCTGACCGGTACGCACGATCCGCTGGCGATGCTGGATCGGCTGGAGGCGTATACAAAAACCCCGATCGTCAAACTTGGACGGCGGGGCTGCATCGCTAAGCTGAATTCCAAGTATATCCACGTGCCGGGTTTAACGTTTAAGACGATTGATCCGACCGGTGCCGGCGACAACTTTCTGACCGGTCTGATCTATGGGCTATATCATGAGCTGCCGTTGGAGGACTGCATCCGCTATGGCAACATCATGGGCGGTCTGTGCACGGAAGTGCTGGGCTGCTTCCGCTGGGATCTGAATTTACAGATGATCGAGGACTATTGGAAGCAATGTCCCAAGGCCCGGGAAGTCACCCACTTTGAGCTTTAA
- a CDS encoding carbohydrate ABC transporter permease, whose amino-acid sequence MSTNKLKFSRRKVKEAGAAYLFIAPMVIGLLIFYFFAFIQNIYFSFNKVGAFGPPTFVGWSNYIRLFNDPLFWTALKNTLFYTVLGVPLVVGFSVVIAWLLNQKIKGQTLYRTAIFLPAITMPAAIGLLWRWLMNYQYGLLNYIIVKLGGQPIAWLSDPNTVKWAILIVLVWSMVSYQVIIMLAGLQGISKIYYEAAEIDGANKMQIFFKVTLPLLSPTIFFVTIMSMINILQIFDFIFLMIQRNTVAYQYSMSLVSYFYEIAFTQNIRGYASAISVVLFLIILAITAVQFVAQKYWVNYD is encoded by the coding sequence ATGAGTACAAACAAACTGAAATTTTCCAGACGAAAAGTCAAGGAAGCCGGCGCGGCGTATCTGTTTATTGCACCGATGGTGATCGGCTTACTGATCTTTTACTTCTTTGCCTTCATTCAAAATATTTATTTCAGCTTCAATAAAGTTGGTGCCTTCGGACCGCCGACCTTTGTCGGCTGGAGCAACTACATTCGGCTGTTCAACGATCCTTTGTTTTGGACGGCCTTAAAAAACACGCTGTTTTACACAGTGCTGGGCGTCCCGTTAGTCGTTGGCTTCTCGGTAGTCATCGCCTGGCTGCTCAACCAGAAAATCAAGGGTCAAACCTTGTACCGCACCGCGATCTTTCTTCCGGCGATTACGATGCCGGCAGCGATCGGCCTGCTTTGGCGCTGGCTGATGAACTACCAGTATGGCCTGCTGAACTACATCATTGTCAAGCTCGGCGGACAGCCGATTGCCTGGCTGAGTGATCCCAATACTGTAAAATGGGCCATTCTGATCGTTCTGGTCTGGTCGATGGTCAGCTATCAGGTCATCATCATGCTGGCGGGGCTGCAGGGAATTTCTAAGATTTATTATGAGGCGGCGGAAATCGACGGCGCAAACAAAATGCAGATTTTCTTCAAGGTCACTTTGCCGTTATTAAGCCCAACGATTTTCTTCGTTACGATCATGTCGATGATCAATATCCTGCAGATCTTTGATTTCATCTTCCTAATGATTCAGCGAAATACCGTAGCTTATCAATATTCGATGAGCCTGGTCAGCTACTTCTATGAAATTGCGTTTACCCAGAATATCCGTGGTTATGCTTCGGCAATCTCGGTCGTTCTGTTCCTGATTATTCTGGCGATCACCGCCGTCCAGTTTGTAGCCCAGAAATACTGGGTTAATTACGATTAA
- a CDS encoding DeoR/GlpR family DNA-binding transcription regulator, giving the protein MKYNRLNEIELYLSQKQYASIEDLLEKFNISLQTLRRDLKELQARGIITKVYGGVLFKRGNSVQLDLSQPAAHSTINIEEKIKIGELAGSLVENNDIIFIDSGSTAHYIVDFLADKENITVVTHSLDVLNAVSKYPSIHCLALGGAYHHESRSYYVDTDTMRYLFNKSFIATVGLSLPRGLTNMNFYEAAVKTKVIANSIKNYVLCDHTKFNVTAFNNFASLEKIEGVITDECPPDNYLNYFKRSNIQLFY; this is encoded by the coding sequence ATGAAATATAACCGTTTAAATGAAATTGAACTGTATTTATCGCAGAAACAATATGCGTCGATTGAAGATCTTTTGGAAAAATTCAATATTTCCCTGCAGACGCTGCGGCGGGATCTGAAAGAGCTTCAGGCCCGCGGCATCATCACCAAGGTGTACGGCGGCGTGTTGTTTAAGCGCGGCAATTCCGTTCAGCTGGATCTCAGCCAGCCGGCAGCTCATTCGACGATCAACATTGAAGAAAAAATTAAGATTGGCGAATTGGCCGGATCCCTGGTTGAAAACAACGATATCATCTTCATCGACTCCGGATCCACGGCCCATTACATCGTTGATTTTCTCGCCGACAAAGAGAACATTACCGTCGTTACGCACAGCCTCGACGTCCTCAATGCTGTAAGCAAATACCCGTCGATCCATTGTCTGGCCTTAGGCGGCGCCTATCATCATGAAAGCCGTTCCTATTACGTCGATACCGATACGATGCGGTATCTGTTCAACAAATCCTTCATCGCCACCGTCGGCTTATCCCTGCCCCGCGGCTTAACCAACATGAACTTCTACGAAGCCGCGGTCAAGACCAAGGTCATCGCCAACTCAATCAAAAATTACGTGCTCTGCGATCATACCAAATTCAACGTGACCGCCTTCAATAACTTCGCTTCACTGGAAAAAATTGAAGGCGTGATCACGGATGAATGTCCGCCGGACAATTACCTGAATTACTTCAAGCGCAGCAATATCCAGCTTTTTTATTAA
- the iolG gene encoding inositol 2-dehydrogenase — MLNIGIIGFGRIGKVHARSIQTWVEDACVLRVSDPFMNSEMEAEARKLGILECGKDTQELIQDPRLDAVLICSSTNTHAALSIEAAKAGKHIFCEKPVDPDPKRIVEVITAVKQAGVHFQVGFNRRFDHNFKALRQAVEQGRIGQPHFITVISRDPEAPSLDYVKVSGGMFMDMTIHDFDMVRYLSGSEVTEVYAVGEALVNPQIQELGDIDSAQITLRFENGTIGCISNSRRAAYGYDQRAEVFGSKGSAATQNDTASTLILSDEQGIQSEKPLYFFLERYMQSFAEEIISFTRAIRENKPTAVGGVDGLIPVLMAKAAAKSMHEHRPVTMAEIKQEEGIEYVES, encoded by the coding sequence ATGTTGAACATTGGAATCATCGGCTTCGGCCGGATCGGCAAAGTTCATGCCCGCAGCATTCAGACGTGGGTTGAGGACGCCTGCGTTCTGCGGGTCAGCGATCCGTTTATGAATTCTGAAATGGAAGCCGAAGCCCGGAAATTAGGAATCCTGGAATGCGGGAAAGATACGCAGGAACTGATCCAGGATCCTCGTCTGGATGCCGTTTTGATCTGCAGCTCCACCAATACGCATGCCGCATTGTCAATTGAAGCCGCTAAGGCTGGAAAACATATTTTCTGTGAGAAACCGGTGGATCCGGATCCCAAACGAATCGTAGAGGTCATCACAGCCGTGAAACAGGCCGGCGTTCATTTCCAGGTGGGCTTTAACCGCCGCTTTGATCATAATTTCAAAGCACTGCGTCAGGCTGTCGAGCAGGGGCGGATCGGTCAACCGCATTTCATCACCGTCATTTCCCGCGATCCTGAAGCGCCCAGCTTGGATTATGTCAAGGTATCAGGCGGAATGTTTATGGATATGACGATTCATGATTTCGATATGGTGCGCTATTTATCCGGCAGTGAGGTCACCGAGGTGTACGCTGTCGGTGAAGCGCTGGTCAATCCGCAAATTCAGGAGCTTGGGGATATCGACAGCGCCCAGATTACGCTGCGGTTTGAAAACGGAACGATTGGCTGCATCAGCAACAGCCGCCGGGCTGCTTATGGATATGACCAGCGGGCGGAAGTCTTTGGCAGCAAGGGCAGCGCCGCAACGCAGAATGATACGGCCAGCACACTGATCCTCAGCGATGAACAGGGAATCCAATCTGAAAAGCCGCTGTATTTCTTTCTGGAACGCTACATGCAGTCCTTTGCCGAGGAGATTATCAGCTTCACGCGGGCCATTCGGGAAAACAAACCGACCGCTGTCGGAGGAGTCGACGGCCTGATCCCGGTGCTGATGGCGAAGGCGGCAGCGAAATCCATGCATGAGCATCGTCCGGTAACCATGGCGGAAATCAAGCAGGAAGAAGGCATAGAATATGTGGAAAGTTAA
- a CDS encoding PIG-L deacetylase family protein, translated as MRQLKVVAMMPHPDDMEILVAGTLLKYKAQGHEVHVVIAMDGRRGRGHLPDSVSAEEIVALRHAEARRSCAMLGVEPIFLDLEDHRLIEDRDCYEKVITVMEQLNPDVIFTCAPNDYHNDHRCLSRLVLNSAWAPVFFADTACGVDFNPDYYVDITEFMETKLAMARQHQSQFSEDPKEMIEIVNRFRALQCRRQEIRYAEGFRLYKRFEWVKAYELLPHDDYELPEKIVPTTERN; from the coding sequence ATGCGTCAATTAAAAGTCGTGGCGATGATGCCGCATCCGGATGATATGGAAATACTGGTTGCCGGCACCCTGCTGAAATACAAAGCCCAGGGGCATGAGGTGCATGTGGTGATTGCCATGGATGGCCGGCGGGGTCGGGGACATCTTCCTGATTCCGTCAGCGCTGAGGAAATCGTGGCTCTACGTCATGCTGAAGCCCGACGTTCCTGCGCTATGCTGGGCGTTGAACCCATTTTTCTGGATCTGGAGGATCATCGGCTGATCGAGGATCGGGATTGTTATGAAAAGGTCATCACGGTGATGGAACAGCTGAATCCGGACGTCATCTTCACCTGTGCCCCCAACGATTACCACAATGATCACCGCTGTCTGTCGCGCTTAGTTCTCAACAGCGCCTGGGCGCCGGTGTTCTTCGCCGATACAGCCTGCGGGGTCGATTTTAATCCGGATTATTATGTGGATATTACTGAATTCATGGAAACCAAGCTTGCAATGGCCCGTCAGCATCAGTCGCAGTTCAGCGAAGACCCGAAGGAAATGATCGAAATCGTCAACCGTTTCCGCGCGCTGCAGTGCCGGCGCCAGGAAATCCGCTACGCCGAAGGCTTTCGGCTTTACAAACGTTTTGAATGGGTTAAAGCCTATGAGCTTTTGCCCCACGACGACTATGAGCTGCCGGAAAAAATCGTTCCGACAACGGAAAGGAATTAA
- a CDS encoding carbohydrate ABC transporter permease — protein MKENKVKFLFHAALVIFALIMLIPFVWMFLTSIKTYEEAIRIPLQMFPKEIQWVNYEIVYNKFPFLTLYWNTIVVTLVTIAGQLFIVSLAAYAFARLEFPFKNILFIGMLGLMMVPGQIFLIPQFRLMVQLKLTNTLTALVLPSLFSVFGVFLLRQAFQTIPKDLDEAARMDGCSYFRIYWQIMLPLVTPNLVALGIMTMLSTWKNLMWPIIVNRSIEKMTLSAGLAMLIGEHTTYYEQVMAGAVISVLPMIIIFMIFQKQFVEGIAKTGVKG, from the coding sequence ATGAAAGAGAATAAAGTTAAATTTCTGTTTCATGCAGCGCTGGTGATCTTTGCGCTGATCATGCTGATCCCCTTTGTCTGGATGTTTCTGACCTCGATCAAGACCTATGAGGAAGCGATTCGGATTCCTTTGCAGATGTTTCCAAAGGAAATTCAATGGGTCAATTATGAGATCGTATACAACAAATTCCCATTTTTGACGTTGTATTGGAATACGATTGTCGTCACCCTCGTTACGATTGCCGGACAGCTGTTCATCGTTTCTCTGGCAGCCTATGCCTTTGCACGGCTGGAATTCCCATTTAAGAACATTTTGTTTATCGGCATGCTGGGACTGATGATGGTGCCGGGTCAGATCTTCTTGATTCCGCAGTTTCGGTTAATGGTGCAGCTGAAGCTCACCAATACCTTAACGGCTTTAGTGCTGCCGTCCTTGTTCAGCGTGTTCGGCGTTTTCCTGCTGCGTCAGGCGTTCCAGACCATCCCGAAGGATCTGGATGAGGCCGCGCGGATGGACGGCTGCTCGTATTTTCGGATCTACTGGCAGATCATGCTGCCGCTAGTCACGCCGAACTTAGTGGCGCTGGGCATCATGACGATGCTGAGCACCTGGAAAAATCTGATGTGGCCGATCATCGTCAACCGTTCGATCGAAAAAATGACGCTGTCTGCCGGTCTGGCGATGCTGATCGGCGAGCATACGACTTACTATGAACAGGTCATGGCCGGCGCGGTCATTTCTGTTCTGCCGATGATCATCATCTTCATGATCTTCCAGAAACAATTTGTTGAAGGCATCGCCAAGACCGGGGTGAAGGGCTGA
- a CDS encoding ABC transporter substrate-binding protein: MKKLLSILLCSFMVLVMSACSNGGNGGQSTTSGPVQISLTLWDEVQAPVIQKNIDKFNELHDGEIVATIEQVPWSNYWQKLDASLESGESADVMWMNTYLPKYVEGGVLKPLDEFIQAESYDLTQYVDARVQAFNYEGTQYCLPKGLDAVYVALNTEIFTKYNVELPKEGWTWDDMRTIAGQLRDAIEAAGGTEYPIVMELDAQPSFVNFFEQNGAVYLSEDGKKTGVAEPAGIDTIQQMVDLMDQKMMAPYTVLSETKGTDLFVSGQGAIVFIGSWKASVLDTSSLGQNGAIQLIPMPSMAVNNKSVLGGLGYAIASQTKHPEEAWELIKYLTGAEAMSVEAQNGIDFPANFEAQKEYVKSFKNIDAQVIADVTKTGFPYPTNGNFEWNTFVNDAIAMALSGQQPVEQALKDGAAKAQAVLDQLN, encoded by the coding sequence ATGAAAAAATTACTCAGCATTCTTCTCTGCAGCTTTATGGTCTTAGTCATGTCCGCTTGTTCTAATGGAGGCAATGGCGGACAAAGTACAACCTCCGGTCCGGTACAGATCAGCCTTACCTTGTGGGATGAGGTTCAGGCACCAGTTATCCAAAAGAATATCGACAAATTCAATGAACTGCATGACGGTGAAATCGTTGCAACCATTGAACAGGTTCCGTGGAGCAACTACTGGCAGAAGCTGGATGCTTCGCTGGAATCCGGAGAATCCGCAGACGTTATGTGGATGAACACGTATTTGCCAAAATATGTCGAAGGCGGCGTCTTAAAGCCTTTGGATGAATTCATTCAGGCAGAAAGTTATGATTTGACGCAGTATGTCGATGCCCGTGTTCAGGCGTTCAATTATGAAGGCACACAATACTGTCTGCCGAAGGGGCTGGATGCCGTCTATGTCGCGCTGAATACCGAAATCTTTACGAAGTACAATGTCGAGCTCCCGAAAGAGGGCTGGACTTGGGATGATATGCGGACAATTGCCGGTCAGCTGCGCGATGCGATTGAAGCGGCAGGCGGCACGGAATATCCGATCGTCATGGAACTGGATGCTCAGCCTTCCTTCGTCAATTTCTTTGAACAAAACGGTGCGGTTTATCTGTCTGAAGACGGGAAGAAGACCGGCGTCGCAGAACCGGCAGGAATCGACACAATCCAGCAGATGGTTGATCTGATGGATCAGAAAATGATGGCTCCGTATACTGTTTTATCCGAAACCAAAGGAACAGATCTGTTTGTTTCCGGACAGGGCGCGATCGTCTTTATCGGTTCATGGAAAGCCTCCGTTTTGGATACGTCAAGCTTAGGCCAGAACGGTGCGATTCAGTTAATTCCGATGCCTTCCATGGCAGTCAACAACAAGTCAGTTCTGGGCGGTTTAGGCTATGCGATTGCATCCCAGACCAAGCATCCGGAAGAAGCTTGGGAATTGATCAAATACTTGACTGGGGCAGAAGCAATGAGCGTGGAAGCACAGAATGGTATCGACTTCCCGGCTAACTTTGAAGCTCAGAAAGAATATGTCAAGAGCTTCAAGAATATCGACGCGCAGGTGATTGCCGACGTGACCAAGACCGGATTCCCATATCCGACCAACGGCAACTTTGAATGGAACACCTTCGTCAACGATGCGATTGCGATGGCCCTTTCAGGTCAGCAGCCGGTCGAACAGGCGCTGAAGGATGGAGCAGCCAAGGCGCAGGCGGTGCTTGATCAGCTGAATTAA
- the iolD gene encoding 3D-(3,5/4)-trihydroxycyclohexane-1,2-dione acylhydrolase (decyclizing): protein MKTVHCTTAQALVRFLDQQYVSLDGKETKFVEGVSVIFGHGIVLGLGEALLHEDHGLKVFQGRNEQGMAHTALGFAKQHQRRKIIAVASSVGPGAANMVTAAATATANHLPLLLLPGDTFATRQPDPVLQQIEQPYDLSLTTNDAFRPVSRYFDRIVRPEMLMSAMINAMRVLTDPQGTGAVTIALPQDVQGEAWDFPESFFMKRTHTLIRTLPDSEMLHKAAYQILDSRNPLLIVGGGCRYSEAGARIREFCNEFKLPMAETQAGKSTVTSDFFYNLGGIGITGNLAANRYVRDCDLILGLGTRLTDFTTGSKELFAQAKLIQINLSDFHSLKMDALPIKADVKVALEQLAQILRQHHYHHENDIGISKVKRQWNEEVARFTRVRHSEQVQPEIKNDYAKQLQEYQRMTASCLSQTAAIKLINEKIAPSSLIVAASGSLPGDLQRMWVSRSENSYNVEYGYSCMGFEIAAALGAKLAQPQREVYAMVGDAAFLMMHGELVTSLQENAKITVCLFDNMSNGCISNLQMSNGLESFCTDFRYRSRQSGKLDGSYIPIDYAAVARGYGCEAWTVRSEKELEEALIKAARAKHSVLIDIKVLPKTMSDGYDAWWNVGLASVSPFEKVKEAYQQLQSQREKARRY, encoded by the coding sequence ATGAAAACAGTGCATTGTACAACGGCGCAGGCGCTGGTTCGGTTTCTGGATCAGCAGTATGTCAGCCTGGATGGAAAAGAAACTAAATTTGTGGAAGGGGTCAGCGTGATCTTCGGTCATGGAATCGTGTTGGGATTAGGCGAAGCGCTGCTTCATGAAGATCATGGACTGAAGGTGTTCCAGGGACGCAACGAACAGGGGATGGCGCATACGGCGCTTGGCTTTGCGAAGCAGCATCAGCGGCGCAAGATCATCGCCGTGGCTTCCTCGGTCGGTCCGGGTGCCGCCAACATGGTGACGGCGGCGGCCACGGCGACGGCCAATCATCTGCCGCTGCTGTTATTGCCGGGGGATACCTTCGCTACCCGCCAGCCTGACCCGGTGCTGCAGCAGATCGAGCAGCCGTATGATCTGTCCTTGACGACCAACGATGCCTTCCGTCCGGTCAGCCGTTATTTTGATCGGATTGTGCGGCCGGAGATGCTGATGAGCGCGATGATCAACGCGATGCGGGTACTGACGGATCCGCAGGGAACCGGCGCGGTTACGATCGCCCTGCCGCAGGATGTGCAGGGGGAAGCCTGGGATTTCCCGGAAAGCTTTTTTATGAAACGAACCCATACGCTGATCCGCACGCTTCCCGACAGCGAGATGCTGCACAAAGCGGCCTATCAGATTCTGGATTCCCGCAATCCGCTGTTAATTGTCGGCGGCGGCTGCCGTTACAGTGAGGCCGGGGCAAGGATCCGCGAATTCTGCAATGAGTTCAAGCTGCCGATGGCGGAAACGCAGGCCGGCAAATCCACCGTGACCTCGGATTTCTTTTACAATCTGGGCGGGATCGGCATCACCGGGAATCTGGCGGCCAACCGTTATGTTCGTGATTGCGATCTAATTCTGGGATTGGGCACGCGGCTGACGGATTTTACGACCGGATCCAAGGAGCTGTTTGCCCAAGCCAAGCTGATTCAGATCAATCTGTCGGATTTTCACAGCTTAAAAATGGACGCGCTGCCGATCAAGGCAGACGTCAAGGTGGCTTTGGAGCAGCTGGCTCAGATCCTGCGCCAGCATCACTATCATCATGAAAATGATATCGGCATCAGTAAGGTAAAACGGCAGTGGAATGAAGAAGTCGCACGTTTTACCCGTGTGCGGCATTCCGAACAAGTGCAGCCGGAGATCAAAAACGACTATGCAAAGCAGCTGCAGGAATATCAGCGGATGACAGCGTCCTGTCTGTCACAGACCGCCGCGATCAAACTGATCAATGAGAAAATTGCGCCTTCCTCGTTAATCGTCGCTGCCAGCGGTTCGCTGCCCGGCGATCTGCAGCGGATGTGGGTCAGCCGCAGTGAAAACAGCTACAACGTGGAATATGGATATTCGTGCATGGGCTTTGAAATTGCAGCCGCGTTGGGCGCCAAGCTGGCACAGCCGCAGCGTGAGGTGTATGCGATGGTCGGCGATGCGGCGTTTCTGATGATGCATGGCGAACTGGTGACTTCGCTGCAGGAAAATGCCAAGATCACGGTCTGTCTGTTCGATAACATGAGCAACGGTTGCATCAGCAATCTGCAGATGTCCAACGGTCTGGAAAGTTTCTGTACGGATTTCCGTTACCGCAGCCGGCAAAGCGGAAAACTCGACGGCAGCTATATTCCGATTGACTATGCGGCAGTAGCCCGCGGTTATGGGTGTGAAGCGTGGACGGTGCGCAGTGAGAAAGAGCTGGAAGAGGCCCTGATCAAAGCAGCCCGCGCTAAGCACAGCGTCCTGATTGACATCAAGGTGCTGCCTAAGACGATGAGCGATGGTTATGATGCCTGGTGGAACGTCGGTCTGGCTTCGGTCAGTCCGTTTGAGAAGGTAAAGGAAGCCTACCAGCAGCTGCAGAGTCAGCGCGAAAAGGCAAGGAGATATTAA
- the iolE gene encoding myo-inosose-2 dehydratase → MKLNHVKIGIAPIAWTNDDMPDLGRENTFEQCISEMALAGYAGCEIGNQYPRDPEVLEKALKLRGLQICNAWFSTYFTRGQKAETIAKFIEHRDFLHALGAKVIGISEQGNSIQGTTLPIFDAKPVYTQAQWQAVIEGFEELAALAAEKGMKLGVHHHMGTGVQTEAEIDYLMEHTSNQVGLLYDCGHLYYSEGTQEAVMRVLEKHINRVVHVHLKDVRPAILEKVRCEKLSFLEGVRAGSFTVPSDGVINFEPIFACLAQHQYEGWMVVEAEQDPAKANPLEYAIKARTFIREKTGC, encoded by the coding sequence ATGAAGCTGAATCATGTGAAAATCGGCATTGCGCCGATTGCCTGGACCAACGACGACATGCCTGATTTAGGCAGGGAGAACACATTTGAACAATGTATCAGTGAAATGGCGCTGGCCGGCTATGCGGGCTGCGAGATCGGAAACCAATATCCCCGCGATCCGGAAGTGTTGGAAAAAGCGCTGAAGCTGCGCGGGTTACAGATCTGCAACGCCTGGTTTTCCACCTATTTCACCCGCGGTCAGAAAGCGGAAACAATCGCGAAATTTATTGAACATCGCGATTTCCTGCATGCGTTAGGAGCCAAAGTCATCGGGATCAGCGAGCAGGGCAACAGCATTCAGGGCACGACATTGCCGATCTTCGATGCCAAGCCGGTCTATACCCAAGCCCAATGGCAGGCTGTGATCGAAGGCTTTGAAGAACTGGCAGCACTGGCGGCGGAAAAGGGCATGAAGCTGGGCGTCCATCATCACATGGGCACTGGCGTCCAGACCGAAGCCGAAATTGATTATTTAATGGAACACACCTCAAATCAGGTAGGCCTGCTTTACGACTGCGGTCATCTCTATTATTCCGAAGGAACGCAGGAAGCGGTGATGCGTGTTTTGGAAAAACATATCAACCGGGTAGTTCACGTTCATCTTAAGGACGTCCGGCCGGCGATCTTGGAAAAAGTGCGCTGTGAGAAGCTCAGCTTTCTGGAAGGCGTGCGGGCCGGCAGCTTTACCGTACCCTCGGATGGCGTGATCAATTTTGAACCGATCTTTGCCTGTCTGGCGCAGCATCAGTATGAAGGCTGGATGGTCGTGGAAGCGGAACAGGATCCGGCCAAAGCCAATCCATTGGAATACGCCATCAAGGCCCGGACATTTATCCGGGAAAAGACTGGCTGTTAA
- a CDS encoding amidohydrolase family protein gives MLQFRRPISDCHIHLFDPEKIQECFDMVETCGYDHWTFLGCTLIGSRALTQNLMGALLKLKGQGRTLAYASFHYDGMQLPDGENLRAQIEMFDKMGYDGIKMLDGKPGIRKRLNRRLDDPAYDLMFDYAAKRQFPILYHINDPMEFWHADLLPQWAVGKGNFYGDGTFPKKLEIDQETFGFLRKHPNLKLCIPHFFFISDQHGLCCEMLDRYPNLYFDITPGWEMFENFAKDVDLWRDFFRDYSHKILYGTDTFSDHWQQTVDCLQRVLETKEEFTAFEEHCRGLDLPDAVLDDLYHNNYYKFNSLGKPLDVRAVLTYADTLYAKAKGLPEEALITADIDFFKEEIARYL, from the coding sequence ATGCTGCAATTTAGAAGACCGATCAGCGACTGTCACATCCACCTGTTTGATCCTGAGAAGATTCAGGAATGCTTCGACATGGTTGAAACCTGCGGATATGATCACTGGACATTCTTAGGCTGTACCTTAATCGGCAGCCGCGCGCTGACGCAGAATCTGATGGGCGCGCTGCTGAAACTGAAAGGTCAGGGACGCACCTTAGCGTATGCCTCGTTCCACTATGACGGCATGCAGCTGCCGGACGGGGAAAATCTGCGGGCGCAGATCGAGATGTTTGACAAAATGGGCTATGACGGAATCAAGATGCTCGATGGCAAGCCGGGAATCCGCAAGCGCTTAAACCGCCGGCTGGATGATCCAGCCTACGACCTGATGTTCGACTATGCCGCTAAACGTCAGTTCCCAATTCTGTATCATATCAACGATCCGATGGAATTCTGGCATGCCGATCTGCTTCCGCAGTGGGCTGTGGGCAAGGGGAATTTCTACGGCGACGGGACATTTCCGAAAAAGCTGGAAATTGACCAGGAAACCTTCGGGTTTTTGCGCAAACATCCCAATTTGAAGCTGTGCATTCCGCATTTCTTCTTCATTTCCGATCAGCACGGATTGTGCTGTGAAATGCTTGACCGCTACCCAAATTTGTATTTCGATATCACGCCGGGCTGGGAAATGTTTGAGAACTTTGCCAAGGATGTAGATTTATGGCGGGATTTCTTCCGCGATTATTCCCATAAGATTCTCTATGGTACGGATACCTTCTCCGATCATTGGCAGCAGACAGTGGATTGCCTGCAGCGGGTGTTGGAAACCAAGGAAGAATTTACGGCGTTTGAGGAACATTGCCGGGGTCTGGATCTGCCGGATGCGGTGCTGGATGATCTCTATCATAACAATTACTACAAGTTCAACAGCTTGGGCAAACCGCTTGATGTCCGCGCGGTGCTGACCTATGCCGACACCCTGTACGCCAAGGCCAAAGGGCTGCCGGAAGAAGCGTTGATCACTGCCGATATCGACTTCTTTAAGGAAGAAATTGCCCGTTATCTGTAA